One window from the genome of Desulfobulbaceae bacterium encodes:
- a CDS encoding TetR/AcrR family transcriptional regulator translates to MSKPQTKKEAILQAATVFFSEQGFRDTSMGEIARVSGVADGTIFYHFKTKEDLFLAVLKNFKEILLAECQAYLDENESSSGLAMIEAVISFYFYLAGKMEERFLLLHRHYPYKLAEQNPECRQYLEDIYNCFTDVFERAILMGQEDGSIDNVPPRKTALIIFTLVDGMVRLGTYNLYHERTLFNELIDSCRRMLTKKE, encoded by the coding sequence GTGTCTAAACCGCAGACCAAAAAAGAGGCGATACTGCAAGCTGCCACTGTTTTTTTTTCGGAACAGGGCTTTCGGGATACCTCCATGGGAGAAATCGCCAGGGTGAGCGGGGTGGCGGATGGCACCATATTCTACCATTTCAAAACCAAGGAAGATCTTTTCCTTGCTGTGCTCAAAAATTTCAAGGAGATCCTGCTGGCCGAGTGCCAGGCCTATCTTGACGAGAACGAGTCTTCATCGGGCTTGGCAATGATTGAAGCGGTGATATCTTTTTATTTTTATTTGGCAGGCAAGATGGAAGAGCGATTTTTGCTTCTTCATCGGCATTATCCATACAAACTTGCCGAGCAAAATCCTGAATGCCGCCAATATCTTGAAGATATATATAACTGTTTTACAGATGTGTTTGAACGGGCGATTCTTATGGGGCAGGAGGACGGTTCAATCGATAACGTTCCGCCTCGTAAGACAGCTCTGATTATATTTACCCTGGTTGATGGCATGGTCCGTTTGGGGACCTATAACTTGTATCATGAAAGAACCCTGTTTAACGAACTCATCGATTCGTGCCGCAGGATGCTCACAAAGAAAGAGTAG